The Lemur catta isolate mLemCat1 chromosome 8, mLemCat1.pri, whole genome shotgun sequence genome has a segment encoding these proteins:
- the NABP1 gene encoding SOSS complex subunit B2 isoform X1 yields the protein MWKGCLTLYTGRGGELQKIGEFCMVYSEVPNFSEPNPDYRGQQNKGAQSEQKNNSMNGNMGTGTFGPVGNGVQSGPESRGCQFSYGRSNGRGPVNPQIPGTANNQMVMTTISNGRDPRRAFKR from the exons ATGTGGAAAGGATGTCTGACACTTTATACTGGAAGAGGTGGTGAGCTTCAGAAAATTGGGGA attttgtaTGGTTTATTCAGAAGTGCCAAATTTCAGTGAACCCAACCCTGATTATCGAGGACAGCAGAACAAAGgg gcACAGAGTGAACAGAAGAATAATTCCATGAATGGTAATATGGGTACAGGTACATTTGGACCAGtgg gAAACGGTGTTCAAAGTGGCCCTGAGTCAAGGGGATGTCAGTTTTCATATGGTAGAAGCAATGGCCGAGGACCTGTAAATCCACAAATACCAGGAACAGCTAATAATCAAATGGTCATGACCACAATAAGTAATGGCAGGGACCCACGGAGAGCCTTTAAAAGATGA
- the NABP1 gene encoding SOSS complex subunit B2 isoform X2, with translation MNGVNDPPLFIKDIKPGLKNLNVVFIVLEIGRVTKTKDGHEVRSCKVADKTGSITISVWDEIGGLIQPGDIIRLTRGYASMWKGCLTLYTGRGGELQKIGEFCMVYSEVPNFSEPNPDYRGQQNKGAQSEQKNNSMNGNMGTGTFGPVGNGVQSGPESRGCQFSYGRSNGRGPVNPQIPGTANNQMVMTTISNGRDPRRAFKR, from the exons ATGAATGGGGTCAACGACCCGCCTCTTTTTATAAAAGACATTAAGCCCGGACTGAAAAACTTAAATGTCGTCTTTATTGTCCTGGAGATAG GACGCGTGACCAAAACCAAAGACGGCCATGAAGTGAGATCGTGCAAAGTAGCAGATAAAACGGGCAGCATCACTATTTCCGTGTGGGATGAGATCGGAGGTCTTATACAGCCGGGGGATATTATTCGGTTGACCAGAGG gTATGCATCCATGTGGAAAGGATGTCTGACACTTTATACTGGAAGAGGTGGTGAGCTTCAGAAAATTGGGGA attttgtaTGGTTTATTCAGAAGTGCCAAATTTCAGTGAACCCAACCCTGATTATCGAGGACAGCAGAACAAAGgg gcACAGAGTGAACAGAAGAATAATTCCATGAATGGTAATATGGGTACAGGTACATTTGGACCAGtgg gAAACGGTGTTCAAAGTGGCCCTGAGTCAAGGGGATGTCAGTTTTCATATGGTAGAAGCAATGGCCGAGGACCTGTAAATCCACAAATACCAGGAACAGCTAATAATCAAATGGTCATGACCACAATAAGTAATGGCAGGGACCCACGGAGAGCCTTTAAAAGATGA